A region of the Curtobacterium flaccumfaciens pv. betae genome:
CGTGCTCGGCGTGCCCGCACTGCTGCAGTCCGCACGCCTCCAGGTGCTGAGCCTCGGGGACGAGGTCGCCGCCGCGCTCGGACTCCGGCCGGACCGGGCGAAGGTGCTCCTGCTCCTCACCGCCGTGTGCCTGACCGCCGCAGCCGTCGCCACGGCCGGGCCGGTCTCGTTCGTGGCGCTGATGGCCGCGCCGATCGCCAGACGCCTGGTCGGCGGTGGACGGGTCGCACTCGCGCCGGCCGCAGCCGTCGGTGCCGCGGTCACGCTCGGCAGCGACCTGCTCGCCCAGTTCGTGATCCCCGGCAACGCGCTGCCGGTGGGGGTCGTGACGGGCGTCGTGGGGGCGCCGTACCTGCTCTGGTTGCTCGCGCGGGGCCGGTGACGACGGGTCGCACGAGTCGATGACTTCGGGTTCCACGGGTCGCTGACGCGGCTCGTGCGTTCGCGGATCGCGGAAGTCCCTCCACAGTCCCAGATCGGGGCTGCCGCTCGGGCCTTCGTTTCCGATACGCTGGTGGGCCAAGAGGAGGAGGTCCACCGATGCCAGATCCAGTGGTCCCGCAGCCGGGCGGTCAGAAGACCCCGGAGCAGCGGCTGGTCGACACCACGCTGACCTTCAGCATGGACATGGGCGCGGCGCTCACCGCCGAGTCCGGTGTCTCGACCGAAGAACGTGAAGCCGTCAACGCCCTGCCCTCCGGCTCGGCGTTGCTCGTGGTCCGTCGTGGCCCCAACGTGGGTGCGCGGTTCCTCCTCGACTCCGACGTCACGACGGCCGGTCGGCACCCCGACGCCGACATCTTCCTCGACGACGTCACCGTGTCGCGCAAGCACGCGCAGTTCCTGCGCCACGGCACGAGCTTCAGCGTCAAGGACAACGGTTCCCTGAACGGCACGTACTTCGACGGTGTCCGCATCGACGAAGCGCTGCTCACCGACGGGGCCGAGGTCCAGGTCGGCAAGTTCCGCCTGACGTTCTACGCATCTCGGGTCGACCTGGCGCGCCTGGCGAACGCGTAGTGGCCGCACGGTCCGCTGCGGCCCGGGCGGGGTCCGCGGCACCGGACCTGCTCACCATCGGGCAGGTCCTCGCTCGCCTCAAGCCCGAGTTCCCGGACCTGTCGAGCTCCAAGCTGCGGTTCCTCGAAGAGCGCGAGCTCGTCACCCCGATCCGCACGGCCAGTGGGTACCGCAAGTTCTCCGCTGCCGACCTCGAGCGGCTCCGGGTGATCCTCGGACTGCAGCGCGACCACTACCTGCCGCTCAAGGTCATCAAGGAGTACCTCGCCGACCTCGATGCCGGGCGCGAACCCGTGTTGCCCGGCGGAGGCGACGCGCCGAAGCCGTCGATCCTCGGACGTGAGCGTCGGTACACCCGCGACGAGACGGTCCGGGCAGCCGGAGCCTCCCCGATGCTCCTCGCCGACGCGGTCTCGGCTTCGCTGCTCCCAGCCACCGACACCTACGGCGACGACGGCGTCTCCGTGCTGAAGGCCCTGGTCGAACTGCAGCGCACGGGTATCGAACCGCGACACCTCCGCACGCTGCGCAGCACCGCCGAGCGCGAGGTCGGTCTCATCGAGTCCGCCCTCATGCCGGTCTCCCGCCGGGGCGACGCCACCTCGCGGGCCAAGGCCACCGAACTCGCGCGTGAGATCGCCGGGCACCTCGAGATCATCCGGTCGAACCTCATCCGCCAGGCCATCGGTCGTCTTGACGCATGACGCCGTCCGGTGCTCCGACAGGGCTTGTGTGTCAGTGGCCGAGGCGTATCCTCGACACGCCGGACGCGCCGGGTCGGATGTCCCGCGCGGGAGCGGTCGGAGTCGCTACCGTGGACCTCGGAACAACTCTCAACCCGTCGTTGAAGCTTCGGGTGGGAGCTCGATCGTCGTGGAAGGCAAGCTCATGAGTGGGAACGACACCCCTGGCACCGAGTCTGATGTGACCCGGTACGACCTCGGGCTGCTCTTCACCGATGGTCTGCCCGAGCACGACGAGCAGAACGGCTACCGCGGCACCGTCGCCGCACGGGCAGCCGGCATCTCGTACCGACAGCTCGACTACTGGGCCCGCACCGAACTCGTGCAGCCGACGATCCGCGGGGCCGCCGGCTCCGGGTCGCAGCGCCTGTACGGGTTCCGCGACATCCTCGTGCTCAAGCTCGTGAAGCGCCTCCTCGACACCGGCATCTCGCTGCAGCAGATCCGCACCGCGGTCAACCAGCTCCGTGAGTCCGGCGTCTCCGACCTGGCGCAGACCACGCTGATGTCCGACGGCGCCTCGGTGTACCTGTGCACCTCCGACGACGAGGTCATCGACCTCGTGTCCCGCGGCCAGGGTGTCTTCGGCATCGCGGTCGGCAAAGTCCTGCGCGAGGTCGAGAGCTCCCTGGTCGAGCTCGACGCCACCGCCGCGGCCGACCCCTCGGACGAGCTCGCCGCTCGTCGCGCTTCCCGCGCTTCCTGACCGTTCGCGTTCGGGCCCGGGTTCGGGCCCGGGTTCGGGCCCGGGTTCGGGTTCGGGTCCAACGGTCGCGAATCGCCGTGTGCGCGTCGCCGAGTGGTCACGAACCGTCGCTTGCGGCGCTCCCAACTGACAGTTGTTGACCGCTCGGGGGACAAGAGCGGTGTGTTGTGACCGCGCGGCGAGCCGGGGCCGGGCGTGTCTGCCGGAGCCGGGATGGGCCTCCCGGCGGTCTGCGCGTGGTCGCGCACCGTCGTGTGTGCCTCGCCGAGTGGTCACGAACTGTCGGCTGCGACGCTGCCGGGCGACAGTTGGTGACCGCTCGGCGGACGTAAGCGGTGTGTTGTGACCGCGCGGCGAGCCGAGGCCGGGCGTGTCTGCCGGAGCCGGGGTGGGCCTCCCGGAGTCTCCACGTTGTCACGAGCCGTCGTGTGTGCCGCGCCGAGTGGTCGCGAACCGTCGTGTGTGCCTCGCCGAGTGGTCACGAACTGTCGGCTGCGACGCTGCCGGGCGACAGTTGTTGACCGCTCGGCGGACGTGAGCGGTGTGTTGTGACCGCGCGGCGGGCCGGGGCCGGGCGTGTCTGCCGGAGTCGGGGCGGGCCTCCCGGCAGTCCGCGCGTGGTCACGAACCGTCGTGTGCGTGTCGTCGAGTGGTCACGAACCGTCGGCTGCGACGCTGTCGGCCGACAGGTGGTGACCGTTCGGCGGACGTGAGCGGCATGTCCCGCGACCGCGACCGCGACCGCAACCGCAGAGCACCGACCTACGCGGCGCCACCCTCGGCGTACGGACCGATCTTGCCGGTGCGCATGATGCGCTCGAGCAGCTGGTCGAAGTTCTTCGCCATCTCCTGCGCGGACTCGCCGGGCCAGACGTGCAGCGGCTTCGCGGCACCCTGCGCCTGCTGCAGCGACGTGCGCTCCGGCAGCTGCGGGGAGAGTACGAGCGGGCCGAACATGTCCCGGAGCTCCTTGATGCGGAACTGGTGCTCGAGCGACTGCACCCGGGCACGGTTCACGATGATGCCGAGCGGCTGCAGGCGCGGGGAGAGTCCGCGGCGGATCTCCTCGATGGCGCGCAGCGCACGGTCGGCGGCGGCGACGGAGAACAGGCCGGGCTCGGTGACGACGGTGACGCGGTCGGACGCGGCCCACGCGGTACGCGTGAGGGCGTTCAGTGACGGCGCGCAGTCGATGAGGACGAGTTCGTAGTCCTGCTCGACGTTGGCCAGGGCCTCTTCGAGCTTCCAGATGTCGCGGATCGACGGGTGCGGCCCGTCGAAGTTGATGGCCGAGGGCGATCCGACCATGACGTCGATCTTGCCCTGCGACCCCTTCGTCCAGCCCGAGGGGGCGATCGCCTGACGGACGATCTTCTCCTTCGGGTTCTCGAGGACGTCGGCGACGTTGAGGTGGCCGGCGAGGTTGATGTCGAGGCCCGTGGAGACGTCGGACTGCGGGTCCAGATCCACCACCAGCGTGCGCAGTCCCTTGGCGAACGCGGCCGAGGTCAGGCCGAGCGTCACCGTCGTCTTGCCGACACCACCCTTGAGGGAGCTCACGCTGAGTACATGCACGTTGAGCAACGTTACCGCCACTAGGGTTGTCTCACCTCAACCCGGGCTGAAAGGGACGTCGTGTTCACGAAGATCCTCGTTGCGAACCGTGGCGAGATCGCCATCCGCGCGTTCCGTGCCGCCTACGAGTTGGGGGCCCGTACGGTGGCCGTCTACCCGTACGAAGACCGGAACTCCCTGCACCGCCTCAAGGCCGACGAGGCCTACCTGATCGGGGAGCGGG
Encoded here:
- a CDS encoding FHA domain-containing protein, with protein sequence MPDPVVPQPGGQKTPEQRLVDTTLTFSMDMGAALTAESGVSTEEREAVNALPSGSALLVVRRGPNVGARFLLDSDVTTAGRHPDADIFLDDVTVSRKHAQFLRHGTSFSVKDNGSLNGTYFDGVRIDEALLTDGAEVQVGKFRLTFYASRVDLARLANA
- a CDS encoding MerR family transcriptional regulator, whose product is MAARSAAARAGSAAPDLLTIGQVLARLKPEFPDLSSSKLRFLEERELVTPIRTASGYRKFSAADLERLRVILGLQRDHYLPLKVIKEYLADLDAGREPVLPGGGDAPKPSILGRERRYTRDETVRAAGASPMLLADAVSASLLPATDTYGDDGVSVLKALVELQRTGIEPRHLRTLRSTAEREVGLIESALMPVSRRGDATSRAKATELAREIAGHLEIIRSNLIRQAIGRLDA
- a CDS encoding ParA family protein, with the protein product MHVLSVSSLKGGVGKTTVTLGLTSAAFAKGLRTLVVDLDPQSDVSTGLDINLAGHLNVADVLENPKEKIVRQAIAPSGWTKGSQGKIDVMVGSPSAINFDGPHPSIRDIWKLEEALANVEQDYELVLIDCAPSLNALTRTAWAASDRVTVVTEPGLFSVAAADRALRAIEEIRRGLSPRLQPLGIIVNRARVQSLEHQFRIKELRDMFGPLVLSPQLPERTSLQQAQGAAKPLHVWPGESAQEMAKNFDQLLERIMRTGKIGPYAEGGAA
- a CDS encoding MerR family transcriptional regulator, encoding MSGNDTPGTESDVTRYDLGLLFTDGLPEHDEQNGYRGTVAARAAGISYRQLDYWARTELVQPTIRGAAGSGSQRLYGFRDILVLKLVKRLLDTGISLQQIRTAVNQLRESGVSDLAQTTLMSDGASVYLCTSDDEVIDLVSRGQGVFGIAVGKVLREVESSLVELDATAAADPSDELAARRASRAS